The genomic segment GGCTGCAAGAACAAACTGTAGCCCTTGGCACCCCAAATTTCACTAAACCATGTAGTAGAATCATTCCTAGGCCCTTGATTTGGGTTTCCAAAACCCTAAGCCACATATTCAAAATTCCCCATTTAGAGCCGCGGTGCCACCCAGCTACGTCGCGGCCCCACACTAGACCTAGAGGCTAGCCTAAATTTCAGGCAATTAGCGTCATGGCGATcaccactaagggccgcgacactTAACTTGGCAGAGACCCCACCAGGAATTTCTTCTCATTTTGCGCGGTGGCGCTgcccactaagggtcgcgacacCAAGGCAACCCCCAACCTCGAAGACCTTCATTCAGGTCGCAGCGCTACCCTGCATACCCAGAAAATGAGTGATGTTCTAAAATCGCAACTCTCCCAAAACCCATCTAAATCCCATTTAATTTCAAATTCGACCACCCAAATAGCTCAAACAACTTTGAGAAGTAATAACAACAACCCAAAGCCTCTAAAACACTCCCAAACACAAAATTCAAAGTTTTACCAAGGACACACCCAAGACAAACTCAAAGAGCTCAAGGATTTGGTCTTACCTCCAAAAATTCGAGATTTGGTTTCTCCTAGCTTAACTGGTCTTAATTTCCTAGAGCAAGCTTCAATCCCGTCAAGATCCCTTCTAGACTCAAAAATCTCTAAGAACTTCAAAGTTCTTCCTTGGAACAAAATAGAAGTGAGAGAGcgagagatggagagagagagagagggagagaacgTGAGAGTGAATTTTTTGGCTCGGACTTGACTAAGTCTTGAGCTATACCCAGggcaaaagaccataatgcccctacctACTATGTCTTTCCTTTAAGCCCCTAGAACAAAAAGGTCATTTGACACCACAATcctgctaaacctcaaatttcacttatAACTCCCAATTTAATTCCTCTAATCCtccaaatataaatattttccCCAAATATAACCCATACTCCAATGAGTCTCGGTAGTtaaccaaattaccaaaatactcttaggcccaccccgagtcgggtatttatccccattgtgactttacTGCTACTTTGCTCGGAAGGACCGActcctgccgaatatctcaaatatatccacataataatatggtctcagtcatataatacatataattaaaattataccctcaacgggtcaaaattacaaaaatgcccattTCTTGCATAAGCGAGCCTAttatcacatttaatacacctaaacatgcataacaaataatatcacaatataactcatataattcacataatcacatatttactcaattaattaacacataattactccacatgccctctcgacacactaacccaggtactaagccttattatgaattttgggacgttacactgcTTCTCCTTAATTTCTTCCAAGAGTTTAGAATTGATTGTGAGGTTGGCTAATTGTCCCGTTATCATTTCAATCCCATATCTCATAATATCTTGTTGTAAGGGTTGCGCTATTCCCCTAAGTACCGATACATTTCTGTAACTTCGTCTACTGAGAGCATCtaccaccacgttggcctttatAGGGTGAtataaaatctcacaatcatagtctttcaccagctCCAACCACCTACTTTGCCTCATATTAAGCTCTttttgcgtaaagaagtactataagctcttgtggtccgtgtaaatttcacacttctcttcgtacagatagtgtctccaaatctttagtgcaaagaccacagctgccaaATCTAAGTCACGGGTTGGATACTGCTGCTCGTACTCATTTAGCTGCCTTAAGGCGTAGGCGACAaccttcccatcttgcatcaacacgcatcttAGTCCCTGCTTTGACGCGTcgcagtacactacaaacttgtcctTATTATTAGGGACACATAGGATTGGTGCCAATATGAGTTTGTCTTTTAGTGTctggaaactttcttcacatttttccGTCCATGTGAATTTCTATTGTTTCCGTGTTAAATTATCTAAGGGTGTAGCTatcttggagaacccttcaacaaatcgtctatagtaacCTACTAagcccagaaaactcctcacctcaGTGGTGTTTATGGGCTTGGGCCATTCCTTAATTGCTTCTATCTTTGCAGGGTCTACTTTTACTCCATTATTAGACACAGTGTGACCTAAAAATGCAACATTTTCTAACCATAATTCACAGTTCTTGAATCTGGCGTAAATTTGGTGATTCTTAAGTTGTTCCTTCGTCAGTCAAAGGTGCTTCTCATGCTCGACTTTCGTTCTTGAGTAGATCAAAATATTGTCTAtgaacactactacaaacttatccaagtaatccttaaaaactcagttcataagatccatgaatgcttCTGGCATGTTTGCTAGGCCAAATGACATCATTAAAAATTCTTAGTGTCCATATATTGTCCTGAAACCCGTCTTTGGAATGTCTTATTCCCGTATCCTTAGTTGATGATACCCCAACCACAAATCTATCTCTGAAAATACAATGGatccttgcagttgatcaaacagATTGTCTATGTGAGGCAAATGgcatttgttcttaatcgttaccttatttagttcttgatagtcaatgcacattctcatgcttccGTCAATCTTCTTAACGAAAAGTagtggtgcaccccaaggtgaaaagttAGGTTTGATGAAGCCCTTGTCTAATAGCTCCTGAagttgtgtctttaactcctttaacttGGTAGGCACCATTCGATAAGGATATTTTGAAATTGGTGCAGTTTCtagtgccaattctatttcaaataCAATTTCCCTAATCGGAGGTAATCCTTGTAGATCTTCTAGAAATACCTCAGGGAATTGACAAACAATATGGACATTGTCTGGTTCAGTTAGGTCTCTCATGATTTGTCCACCACGCTGGCTAGAAATGCTTGGCATCCTCTATTGATCAACTTCTGAGCTTTGAGGACCAAGATTAAGGGTATGCGAGTTTAAGAAACATCTCCTTTGTAAATGAACTACCCTCTGCCTTCTATTCTAAGATTGACTATCTTACTCTTATAGTCTATTGTCGCTCTGTGCCTTGCCAACGAATCAATTCCTAATATTACGCCGTAATCCTTGAGGTCTAGTTTGATTAAGTCTACTGGTAAATCTCTGCCTTCAACTCTAACTACAATGTCGTGCACTCCTCTGCTAGATAACATCACTTCCCCCGAGGGTAATTTCGtcacaaacttatctctaaataGTTCGTAAGGTTTATCTAACCTATCTTTCATATTCACAGAGATAAAGGAATGCGTAGCTCCTGAATTGAATAATACGTTGCACAGTTTACCGGAGATAGTAATTTGACCTGTTACCACCGCATTACTGGTTTTCGCCTCACCCTTTGTAAGAGCGAAAACTCTGGCTGACACAAACTTGTCATCATTCTTTAGGTCCTTTAACTTTGGACAGTCCTTCTTAACCATAGTTAAAACAACCCTTGGTTTAGAATCTGCACTCTCCTAGATGTTTTCTCTTGCAAGTAGGGCAATGGGGATATTCAACATTGGGTTTTTTACTCCCATTGCCTTCTGGTGCAGCCTTTCCTTTCTTATCGGCCCCTTGAGTTTGACCACCGGCATGTTTTCGTTTGTTGTCATTTTGCTCATTGCTACCCTTTTTAGCGTCTCTTCTGGTCGCGTTCTCTTTCCAAATCCTTTCCTTTGCCTGCTCAGCCTCCAAGGCTATTTCTAATGTCTCCTCATAGGTGGTTATTCGTTGTATAAGCTTTATATCGCGAGCTATCATGGGCTTTAGCCCCCTCGCAAATCTTAGGATTCTTTGCATATCTGTGGCAATTGTGTCCGTTGCAAACTTAGCCAGATGATCGAATTTTCTGGCGTACTCCGTTACATTCTAGTTGCCCTGAGTTATCATGATGAATTTTTCCACCCTAGAGGCTAGAATTGTGGGACTATAATACTTTTTATTGAAGACTTAGATGAACTCGTCCTAAGTCATGGTGGCTACGTTCCTAGTTTGTCCTACCACACCCCACTAGACGCATCCTttttgtaataaccaaggttattattatCTTATTAGCTCCTTAAATATAATCTTAGGTTAGATTTAGTCATGACTTGAATTGAGGAATAAAAAttgctttaagtttaaattatttaagttatgattttatgacttagaaataattatagtttgggtaattataattattttagcatatgcacatgttatttgatgggttaagaagtgaacatgtggcattaaactaagaccaagtattataattaaaatgaaaaccaaaatagcttagtcttaggTTTGGCATTAAAAAATATGAAGGATTTGactcttttaaaattttaaagatAGGAAAGACtagatctatttgaattaagtgactatgtgtcaagaagagttagataaatGAGGATTTAAAAGATTTAGTTTAAGTAGTCAAATAACTAAGTAGAGATATTAGTGTGATGGTTGAACtaagagttagataagtaaatgaagttttcgtaactttagggtgatGTAACTTCGAACCtagttttgacccagttatattatgattttgaaaaaaattatatttctaaaaagttgtagataattgaattagctttccaatggtataaaaaaaatttaaattgaaCTTCTACAGcttcagttatgttgattttactacagaagggtc from the Humulus lupulus chromosome X, drHumLupu1.1, whole genome shotgun sequence genome contains:
- the LOC133805572 gene encoding uncharacterized protein LOC133805572, translating into MVKKDCPKLKDLKNDDKFVSARVFALTKGEAKTSNAVVTGQITISGKLCNVLFNSGATHSFISVNMKDRLDKPYELFRDKFVTKLPSGEVMLSSRGVHDIVVRVEGRDLPVDLIKLDLKDYGVILGIDSLARHRATIDYKSKIVNLRIEGRG